The genome window TCGGTGGGATCAAACCCTCCCCCCTGGCTGTCCTGCTCTGCTCCCAGCACCACTAACCCCCCTCCCGGCACCTCGTAACCCTTCCTGAACCGTGACCCTGCGGAGGTCAGGCGCCGGTCGGTGTAGTGCCAGAATCGTCCCTGGATAGAGGACCAGAGGACACAGAGGTGGTGCCAGCACCCGTCCAGCACAGAGTCCACAGGGAGCTCACGGTACGCAGGGTCTCCCACCACGAAGTCCAGGGTTGCTCGGCTGGGGCTGGAGGAAGagtatgaggaggaggaggagttgcgTCCGTACAGGACTAGTTTGTTGTCGTTGTCTTCCGTAGCGTAAGAGAGGAGCGTTCCTACGTAACCGACGTCGACGCGGATCCACAGGCACACGGAGAGTTCTGGAAGAGCAGGGAAGCTCCGGGAGAAGGTGACATAGTTCTCAGAGGAAGCTGACGGAAACAGGAGCATGGAGTCCACATTACAGActggaggagagaaaagagagagacaagatAGTCAGTGAGTACTGGAACAAAAAACACTGCAACAAATCAGACCTGGGATAACTCTAGTTTTAACTACTCGTTGTGGCATCAGACCTGGGATAACTCTAGTTTTAACTACTCGTGGCATCAGACCTGGGATAACTCTAGTTTTAACTACTCGTTGTGGCATCAGACCTGGGATAACTCTAGTTTTAACTACTCGTTGTGGCATCAGACCTGGGATAACTCTAGTTTTAACTACTCGTTGTGGCATCAGACCTGGGATAACTCTTGTCGTAACTACTCGTTGTAGCATCAGACCTGGGATAACTCTAGTTTTAACTACTCGTTGTGGCATCAGACCTGGGATAACTCTAGTTTTAACTACTCGTTGTGGCATCAGACCTGGGATAACTCTAGTTTTAACTACTCGTTGTGGCATCAGACCTGGGATAACTCTAGTTTTAACTACTCGTTGTGGCATCAGACCTGGGATAACTCTAGTTTTAACTACTCGTGGCATCAGACCTGGGATAACTCTAGTTTTAACTACTCGTTGTGGCATCAGACCTGGGATAACTCTAGTTTTAACTACTCGTTGTGGCATCAGACCTGGGATAACTCTA of Salmo trutta chromosome 1, fSalTru1.1, whole genome shotgun sequence contains these proteins:
- the LOC115199599 gene encoding pentraxin-4, with protein sequence MKGEESQIQNLLQLPVRHKIPLQHIPRREATICNVDSMLLFPSASSENYVTFSRSFPALPELSVCLWIRVDVGYVGTLLSYATEDNDNKLVLYGRNSSSSSYSSSSPSRATLDFVVGDPAYRELPVDSVLDGCWHHLCVLWSSIQGRFWHYTDRRLTSAGSRFRKGYEVPGGGLVVLGAEQDSQGGGFDPTEGFVGRLAGFTVWDRVLSPGEVTGVATGRGVPRGVVLELGDVDGVHGEVQQVACECLEHCS